Proteins from a single region of Amycolatopsis sp. CA-230715:
- a CDS encoding Glu/Leu/Phe/Val family dehydrogenase, with protein sequence MTEGVFGRETGHEQVVFCQDRATGLKAVIGIYSTALGPALGGTRFYPYASESDAIDDVLALSKGMAYKNALAGLDLGGGKAVIIGDPATLKSEALLRAYGRFVQSLGGRYITACDVGTYVADMDVVARESRFVTGRSPEDGGAGDSSVLTAFGVFQGMRASADHLWGTPELAGRTVGVAGVGKVGHILVGHLVEAGAQVVVTDVSAAAVERTRAAHPGVRVVDSADELVRADLDVFAPCALGGALNDETVDVLRAKIVCGAANNQLAHTGIDKVLDERGVLFAPDYLVNAGGVIQVSDELHGFDFARAQRKTSAIFDTTKAVFALAKSDGVPPATAADRLAERRMAEVSRLRSIMTP encoded by the coding sequence GTGACCGAAGGTGTGTTCGGCCGGGAGACCGGCCATGAGCAGGTCGTCTTCTGCCAGGACAGGGCCACCGGCCTGAAGGCCGTCATCGGCATCTATTCCACCGCGCTCGGCCCCGCGCTCGGCGGCACGCGCTTCTACCCCTACGCGTCGGAAAGCGACGCGATCGACGACGTGCTGGCCCTGTCGAAGGGCATGGCCTACAAGAACGCGCTCGCCGGGCTCGACCTCGGCGGCGGCAAGGCCGTCATCATCGGCGACCCCGCGACCCTGAAGTCCGAGGCGCTGCTGCGCGCGTACGGCCGGTTCGTCCAGTCGCTCGGCGGCCGCTACATCACCGCGTGCGACGTCGGCACCTACGTCGCCGACATGGACGTCGTCGCCCGCGAATCCCGGTTCGTCACCGGCCGTTCCCCCGAGGACGGCGGCGCGGGCGACTCCTCGGTGCTCACCGCCTTCGGTGTCTTCCAAGGCATGCGCGCCTCCGCGGACCACCTGTGGGGCACCCCCGAGCTCGCGGGCCGCACGGTCGGCGTCGCCGGGGTCGGCAAGGTCGGGCACATCCTCGTCGGCCACCTCGTCGAGGCGGGCGCGCAGGTCGTGGTCACCGACGTTTCGGCGGCCGCGGTCGAGCGGACCAGGGCCGCCCACCCCGGCGTGCGGGTCGTGGACTCGGCCGACGAGCTGGTGCGGGCGGATCTCGACGTGTTCGCGCCGTGCGCGCTGGGCGGCGCGCTGAACGACGAGACCGTCGACGTGCTGCGCGCCAAGATCGTCTGCGGCGCGGCGAACAACCAGCTCGCGCACACCGGGATCGACAAGGTGCTCGACGAGCGCGGCGTGCTGTTCGCCCCGGACTACCTCGTCAACGCCGGTGGCGTGATCCAAGTCAGCGACGAGCTGCACGGGTTCGACTTCGCGCGCGCCCAGCGCAAGACCAGTGCCATCTTCGACACCACCAAGGCCGTGTTCGCGCTGGCCAAGTCCGACGGGGTGCCGCCTGCCACCGCCGCGGACCGGCTCGCCGAGCGCCGGATGGCGGAGGTGTCGCGGCTGCGGTCGATCATGACCCCGTGA
- a CDS encoding metallophosphoesterase family protein, with protein MRVLIIADTHLPKRARALPDEVWRRVDEADVVLHAGDWVSAVLLDELETRAARLIGVYGNNDGAELRARLPEVARADLGGVRFAVVHETGAAKGREQRCARDFPDADVLVFGHSHIPWDSTASTGLRLLNPGSPTDRRRQPFCTYQTARVENGALVDVELHTLPPRTRP; from the coding sequence GTGCGGGTGCTGATCATCGCGGACACGCACCTGCCGAAGCGCGCCCGCGCGCTGCCGGACGAGGTGTGGCGCCGCGTCGACGAAGCGGACGTCGTGCTGCACGCGGGGGACTGGGTGAGCGCCGTCCTGCTCGACGAGCTCGAAACCCGTGCGGCGCGGCTGATCGGGGTGTACGGCAACAACGACGGCGCCGAGCTGAGGGCGCGCCTGCCCGAGGTGGCGCGCGCGGACCTCGGCGGCGTGCGGTTCGCCGTGGTGCACGAGACGGGTGCCGCCAAGGGACGCGAGCAGCGCTGCGCCCGCGACTTCCCCGACGCCGACGTCCTGGTGTTCGGGCACAGCCACATCCCTTGGGACAGCACGGCTTCCACCGGGCTGCGGCTGCTCAACCCCGGCTCGCCGACGGACCGGCGGCGGCAGCCGTTCTGCACCTACCAGACCGCCCGCGTCGAAAACGGCGCGCTGGTGGACGTGGAACTGCACACCCTGCCGCCGCGCACCCGCCCCTGA
- a CDS encoding TetR/AcrR family transcriptional regulator — protein MASTAPGPSRPRSRSAAGLPAVTPDRVIEAALRLTADNGLESWTLRQLAAAVDAYPAVIYHHVGDRETVARAVVDRVTAMFPLPSGDLTWRRWWEELLPGLREVLRQYPGVARRLSLFGPTAEVAGRTVDTGMRLLLDAGFGEESMMVYSLLIGTAFQLVAVEDDRMGDELTRQRYGRDWQAERGNTGMPGLAAMGKAVHDILESGRDYLSEMYDFTVERCLDGVEARLGALTSGPSPLRTDVTEV, from the coding sequence ATGGCTAGCACGGCGCCGGGGCCCTCCCGGCCAAGATCGCGGAGCGCGGCCGGTCTTCCCGCGGTGACACCGGACCGCGTCATCGAGGCGGCGCTGCGGCTCACCGCGGACAACGGGCTCGAGAGCTGGACGCTGCGCCAGCTCGCCGCGGCCGTGGACGCCTACCCCGCCGTGATCTACCACCACGTCGGCGATCGCGAGACCGTCGCGCGCGCCGTCGTGGACAGGGTGACCGCGATGTTCCCGCTCCCGTCCGGCGACCTGACGTGGCGGCGGTGGTGGGAGGAACTGCTCCCCGGCCTGCGCGAGGTATTGCGCCAGTACCCCGGCGTGGCGCGCAGGCTGTCGCTGTTCGGCCCGACCGCGGAGGTCGCGGGCCGCACCGTGGACACCGGGATGCGGCTGCTGCTCGACGCCGGGTTCGGCGAGGAGAGCATGATGGTCTACAGCCTGCTCATCGGCACCGCGTTCCAGCTCGTGGCGGTCGAGGACGACCGGATGGGCGACGAGCTGACGCGCCAGCGCTACGGCAGGGACTGGCAGGCCGAGCGCGGCAACACCGGGATGCCGGGGCTCGCCGCGATGGGCAAGGCGGTCCACGACATCCTGGAGTCCGGTCGCGACTACCTCTCGGAGATGTACGACTTCACCGTCGAACGCTGCCTCGACGGCGTCGAAGCCCGGCTCGGCGCGCTCACCAGCGGCCCGAGCCCTCTCCGGACCGACGTGACAGAGGTCTGA
- the araD gene encoding L-arabinonate dehydratase, producing MIEPEDLRSHRWYGGGGLRDFSHRARSRQLGLNPEEHLGKPVIAILNTWSDINPCHLHLRERAEQVKRGVWQAGGYPLEFPVATLSETFQKPTPMLYRNLLSMEAEEILRSYPVDGAVLMGGCDKTTPALVMGATSAGLPAVFVPAGPMLRGHWRGETLGSGTDMWKYWDEKRAGTIGDAELSELERGLARSPGHCMTMGTASTMTSAVEAMGLALPGAASIPAVDSAHHRMAAASGMRIVELVWADLKITDVLTEAAYADAVTTVLALGGSTNALIHLVAMAGRGGIPLRLGDFDAAARKVPVLANIRPGGEHLMEDFYYAGGLRGLLSRIPDLLHLDRITVSGKDFGSTLDGALVHDDDVIRPRGNPVAAEGGIAVLRGNLAPDGAVIKHLAAEPRLLRHTGPAVVFEDYGDLRRRIDDPALGITEDTVLVLRGSGPIGGPGMPEYGMLPLPEHLLARGVRDLVRISDARMSGTSYGACVLHVAPESHVGGPLALVRDGDLVTLDVPGRVLRLEVTDEELAARRASWREPPPKYERGYGALYSEHITQADEGCDFDFLARAGTNPEPDPR from the coding sequence GTGATCGAACCAGAGGACCTCCGCAGCCACCGGTGGTACGGCGGTGGCGGGCTGCGCGACTTCAGCCACCGCGCGCGAAGCCGCCAGCTCGGCCTCAACCCCGAGGAGCACCTCGGGAAACCGGTCATCGCGATCCTCAACACCTGGAGCGACATCAACCCGTGCCACCTGCACCTGCGCGAACGGGCCGAACAGGTCAAGCGCGGGGTGTGGCAGGCGGGCGGGTACCCGCTGGAGTTCCCGGTGGCCACCCTGTCGGAGACCTTCCAGAAGCCGACGCCGATGCTCTACCGCAACCTGCTGTCGATGGAGGCAGAGGAGATCCTGCGCTCCTACCCCGTCGACGGCGCGGTGCTGATGGGCGGCTGCGACAAGACCACCCCCGCGCTCGTGATGGGCGCGACGAGCGCGGGCCTGCCCGCCGTGTTCGTCCCGGCGGGGCCGATGCTGCGCGGACACTGGCGCGGCGAAACACTCGGCAGCGGCACGGACATGTGGAAGTACTGGGACGAAAAGCGCGCCGGGACCATCGGGGACGCCGAACTGTCCGAATTGGAACGCGGCCTGGCCAGGTCGCCGGGGCACTGCATGACGATGGGCACCGCGTCCACGATGACCTCCGCCGTCGAGGCGATGGGGCTCGCGCTGCCCGGCGCCGCGTCCATCCCCGCCGTCGACTCCGCGCACCACCGGATGGCCGCGGCGAGCGGGATGCGGATCGTCGAACTGGTGTGGGCGGACCTGAAGATCACTGACGTGCTCACCGAAGCCGCCTACGCCGACGCGGTCACCACCGTGCTCGCGCTCGGCGGCTCGACGAACGCGCTCATCCACCTCGTCGCGATGGCGGGCCGCGGCGGGATCCCGCTCCGCCTCGGCGATTTCGACGCGGCCGCACGGAAAGTCCCGGTGCTCGCGAACATCCGGCCAGGCGGCGAGCACCTGATGGAGGACTTCTACTACGCGGGCGGCCTGCGCGGGCTGCTCTCGCGGATCCCCGATCTGCTGCACCTCGACCGGATCACCGTGTCCGGAAAGGACTTCGGCTCGACACTGGACGGCGCGCTCGTGCACGACGACGACGTGATCCGCCCGCGCGGCAACCCCGTCGCGGCCGAGGGCGGGATCGCGGTGCTGCGCGGGAACCTCGCGCCGGACGGCGCGGTGATCAAGCACCTCGCCGCGGAACCGCGCCTGCTGCGGCACACCGGGCCCGCGGTGGTGTTCGAGGACTACGGCGATCTCCGGCGCCGCATCGACGATCCCGCGCTCGGCATCACCGAGGACACCGTGCTCGTGCTGCGCGGATCGGGGCCGATCGGCGGGCCAGGCATGCCCGAGTACGGCATGCTCCCGCTGCCGGAACACCTGCTGGCGCGCGGGGTCCGCGACCTCGTCCGGATCTCCGACGCGAGGATGAGCGGCACGTCCTACGGCGCGTGCGTGCTCCACGTCGCCCCCGAATCCCACGTCGGCGGGCCGCTCGCACTGGTCCGCGACGGCGACCTGGTGACGCTCGACGTACCGGGCCGCGTGCTGCGCCTCGAAGTCACCGACGAGGAACTGGCGGCGCGGCGCGCGTCGTGGCGCGAACCGCCGCCGAAGTACGAGCGCGGGTACGGCGCGCTGTACAGCGAACACATCACCCAGGCCGACGAAGGGTGCGATTTCGACTTCCTCGCCCGCGCCGGCACGAACCCCGAACCCGACCCGCGATGA
- a CDS encoding tyrosine-protein phosphatase — MADDERDLDWPGCFNARDLGGLRTTSGGVLRRGAVVRSAAPDSLTAQGWSALRAHGVRTIIDLRNEDEREASAAPAPAGLTRLSLPLDDLGTTEFRSGWQAPELGTPLYYRPFLDRFPHLIGRVLGAIATAAPGGVLVHCAVGRDRTGLVMLVLQTFLGVTPADIAADYTRSAVRLRPSFASRGEPDPGPMLAEFLAGRGTTAEELIGTALDGIDVEKYLVDSGLGVEHIAALRARFGFV; from the coding sequence ATGGCGGACGACGAGCGGGACCTCGATTGGCCGGGGTGCTTCAACGCACGAGACCTCGGTGGCCTGCGCACGACCTCGGGCGGCGTGCTGCGCCGCGGCGCCGTGGTGCGTTCGGCCGCACCCGATTCCCTGACCGCACAGGGGTGGTCGGCACTGCGCGCGCACGGCGTGCGCACGATCATCGACCTGCGCAACGAAGACGAGCGGGAAGCGAGCGCCGCACCCGCACCCGCCGGGCTGACCAGGCTCTCGCTACCGCTCGACGATTTGGGCACCACCGAGTTCCGGTCCGGCTGGCAGGCCCCGGAACTGGGCACCCCGCTGTACTACCGCCCGTTCCTCGACCGGTTCCCGCACCTGATCGGGCGCGTGCTCGGCGCGATCGCGACGGCCGCGCCGGGCGGGGTCCTCGTGCACTGCGCGGTGGGCCGCGACCGCACCGGGCTGGTGATGCTGGTGCTGCAGACCTTCCTCGGGGTCACGCCCGCCGACATCGCCGCCGACTACACGCGCAGCGCGGTCCGGCTCCGGCCGTCGTTCGCCTCGCGCGGTGAGCCGGACCCCGGCCCGATGCTCGCCGAGTTCCTCGCCGGGCGCGGGACCACCGCCGAGGAGCTGATCGGCACGGCACTGGACGGGATCGACGTCGAGAAGTACCTCGTCGACTCCGGTCTCGGCGTCGAGCACATCGCGGCGCTGCGCGCGCGGTTCGGGTTCGTCTGA
- a CDS encoding VanW family protein, translating into MPQEPAWPESHAEQTDVFPVVRPHQHTPPEEATTDLALPDLSEPRPPRRGKKRAAIIGGAAFGVLVVLYGIDLLATKDSVPRGVTVAGVDVGGLDRSFAETRLRTQIEPRLTQAVHVRAGDAETTLNPNQAGLKLDWAATLDQAGSQPLNPFTRIASFFSTREVGVVTTGDQARLGTAMDKVREDVDRAPVEGTVKFDGTTPVAVDPKQGQKLDVTAATTKVLAEWASGKPLELPVALTPVRTSPEAVRAALDGIAKPAMAGPVLVKGEGKDATVGQEVIASALTFEPAEGGALAPKLDPAKIVASAGPQLKSTEKEGKDAEIVFTGGKPGVEPSEDGKAINWDPTLAPMLEVLKRADAREVKAVYETKPAKVTTDQANQLGVKEVIGEFTTGGFAADSGTNIRVVAEKVNGAIVKPGETFSLNGFTGPRGAPQGYVEAGVIENGAPAREVGGGISQFATTLYNASYFAGMKDAGHKEHSYYISRYPAAREATVFQSPGGASVIDLKFTNDSDTGVAIQTVWSPSSITVKLWGTKRYTVESVPGSRSNPADPPTKPGPAENCHASNGAPGFTTSDTRVLRDAATGREVRRDTRTVHYNPQPKITCG; encoded by the coding sequence TTGCCGCAGGAGCCCGCCTGGCCGGAATCGCACGCCGAACAGACCGACGTGTTCCCGGTCGTCCGGCCGCACCAGCACACCCCGCCGGAGGAAGCGACCACGGATCTGGCGCTGCCCGACCTGTCCGAACCCCGCCCGCCGCGGCGGGGGAAGAAGCGGGCGGCGATCATCGGCGGCGCCGCGTTCGGCGTGCTCGTGGTGCTGTACGGGATCGATCTGCTCGCCACCAAGGACAGCGTGCCGCGCGGGGTCACGGTCGCGGGCGTCGACGTCGGCGGTCTGGACCGGTCGTTCGCCGAGACCAGGCTGCGCACCCAGATCGAACCGCGGCTGACCCAGGCCGTGCACGTGCGCGCCGGTGACGCCGAGACGACGCTGAACCCGAACCAGGCCGGGCTCAAGCTCGACTGGGCCGCGACCCTCGACCAGGCGGGCAGCCAGCCGCTCAACCCGTTCACGCGGATCGCCTCGTTCTTCTCGACCCGCGAGGTCGGCGTCGTCACCACCGGCGACCAGGCGAGGCTGGGCACCGCGATGGACAAGGTGCGCGAGGACGTGGACCGCGCGCCGGTGGAGGGCACCGTCAAGTTCGACGGGACCACCCCCGTCGCGGTCGACCCCAAGCAGGGCCAGAAGCTCGACGTCACCGCGGCGACGACCAAGGTGCTCGCCGAGTGGGCGTCCGGCAAACCGCTCGAACTCCCGGTGGCGCTGACCCCGGTGCGCACTTCGCCCGAGGCGGTGCGCGCCGCGCTCGACGGGATCGCGAAGCCCGCGATGGCGGGCCCGGTGCTCGTCAAGGGCGAGGGCAAGGACGCGACCGTCGGCCAGGAGGTCATCGCTTCCGCGCTCACCTTCGAGCCCGCCGAAGGTGGCGCGCTGGCGCCGAAACTCGACCCGGCGAAGATCGTGGCCTCGGCGGGCCCGCAGCTGAAGTCCACCGAGAAGGAGGGCAAGGACGCCGAGATCGTGTTCACCGGCGGCAAGCCCGGCGTGGAGCCCTCGGAGGACGGCAAGGCGATCAACTGGGACCCGACGCTCGCGCCGATGCTCGAGGTGCTCAAACGGGCCGACGCGCGCGAGGTCAAGGCCGTCTACGAGACGAAGCCCGCGAAGGTGACCACGGACCAGGCGAACCAGCTCGGCGTCAAGGAGGTCATCGGCGAGTTCACCACCGGCGGGTTCGCCGCGGACTCCGGCACCAACATCCGCGTGGTCGCGGAGAAGGTCAACGGCGCGATCGTCAAACCGGGCGAAACGTTCAGCCTCAACGGGTTCACCGGGCCGCGGGGCGCGCCGCAGGGCTACGTCGAGGCGGGCGTGATCGAAAACGGCGCGCCCGCGCGCGAGGTCGGCGGCGGCATTTCCCAGTTCGCGACGACGCTGTACAACGCCTCGTACTTCGCGGGCATGAAGGACGCCGGGCACAAGGAGCACAGCTACTACATCAGCCGGTACCCGGCGGCCCGCGAGGCGACGGTGTTCCAGAGCCCCGGCGGCGCGAGCGTGATCGACCTGAAGTTCACCAACGACTCGGACACCGGGGTCGCGATCCAGACGGTCTGGTCGCCGTCGTCGATCACGGTGAAACTGTGGGGCACCAAGCGCTACACGGTGGAATCGGTGCCGGGGTCCCGGTCGAACCCCGCCGACCCGCCGACGAAGCCGGGCCCCGCCGAGAACTGCCACGCGAGCAACGGCGCGCCGGGGTTCACCACCTCGGACACCAGGGTGCTGCGGGACGCCGCCACCGGCAGGGAGGTCCGCCGCGACACGCGGACGGTGCACTACAACCCCCAGCCCAAGATCACCTGCGGGTGA
- a CDS encoding GntR family transcriptional regulator has product MPPTFSLPASRTEVVLEEIRRGILTKELRPGQPLVEAELAQRLGVSKTPVREALKVLSNSGLVTFSPYKGASVRVVDAELAKAVYDVRLVLEPEAVRRSVEAAAQGRSPLLDEAAAALKEASAAITARDNAELSLANRRFHRALYRGCGNPLLIDILDDLKDRAALISVVGWEANPSWRKELTEHKAILAAAKKGDADAAAELVRAHIGDFLERILGAIGD; this is encoded by the coding sequence ATGCCCCCGACGTTCAGCCTGCCCGCCTCGCGCACCGAGGTGGTGCTGGAGGAGATCCGGCGCGGCATCCTCACCAAGGAGCTGCGCCCGGGGCAGCCGCTGGTGGAAGCCGAGCTGGCGCAGCGCCTCGGGGTGTCGAAGACGCCGGTCAGGGAAGCGCTGAAGGTGCTGTCCAACTCGGGCCTGGTCACCTTCAGCCCGTACAAGGGCGCGTCGGTCAGGGTGGTGGACGCCGAACTCGCCAAGGCCGTCTACGACGTCCGGCTCGTGCTCGAACCCGAAGCCGTGCGTCGTTCTGTCGAGGCCGCGGCGCAGGGCAGATCGCCGTTGCTCGACGAGGCGGCCGCCGCGCTGAAGGAGGCGTCCGCCGCGATCACCGCGCGCGACAACGCCGAGCTGAGCCTCGCCAACCGGCGCTTCCACCGCGCGCTGTACCGGGGCTGCGGCAACCCGCTGCTCATCGACATCCTGGACGACCTGAAGGACCGCGCCGCGCTGATCAGCGTCGTCGGCTGGGAGGCGAATCCGAGCTGGCGCAAGGAGTTGACCGAGCACAAGGCGATACTCGCGGCGGCGAAGAAGGGGGACGCCGACGCGGCCGCCGAGCTCGTCCGCGCGCACATCGGCGATTTCCTCGAGCGCATCCTCGGCGCGATCGGGGACTGA
- a CDS encoding DUF5302 domain-containing protein — translation MADSTSSPEGDEQDDVKRRFREALERKQAKNKTREAHEDHGSKVHTAHGPAGGKREFRRKSG, via the coding sequence ATGGCCGATTCGACATCGTCACCGGAGGGTGACGAGCAGGACGACGTCAAGCGCAGGTTCCGTGAGGCGCTCGAACGCAAGCAGGCCAAGAACAAGACCCGCGAAGCGCACGAGGACCACGGTTCGAAGGTGCACACCGCGCACGGCCCCGCCGGGGGCAAGCGCGAGTTCCGCCGCAAGAGCGGCTGA
- a CDS encoding chitosanase has product MPTPRNPRLIRRAIGAASVLAVTVAVPALAGPAFAAAPDSPAASAASFFAGGDLSSPEKKEIAMKLVSSAENSSLDWKAQYPYIEDIGDGRGYTAGIVGFCSGTGDMLDLVEAYTKSTPDNPLAKFLPALRKVNGTDSHDGLGAPFESAWKEAAKTSEFQQAQNGERDRVYFDPAVSQGKSDGLGVLGQFVYYDAIVMHGPGDSTDSFGGIRKTALQKAKPPAQGGDEKAYLKAFLEARKVVMKKEEAHADTSRVDTEQLVFLNEGNLDLHTPLKWKVYGDPYEIN; this is encoded by the coding sequence ATGCCCACCCCCAGGAACCCCCGCCTGATCCGCCGCGCGATCGGGGCCGCTTCGGTCCTCGCCGTCACGGTGGCGGTGCCCGCGCTGGCGGGACCCGCGTTCGCCGCGGCACCCGATTCCCCCGCCGCCTCGGCGGCTTCCTTCTTCGCCGGCGGTGACCTCTCGTCGCCAGAGAAGAAGGAAATCGCGATGAAACTGGTCTCCAGCGCGGAAAACTCCTCGCTGGACTGGAAGGCCCAGTACCCCTACATCGAGGACATCGGCGACGGCCGCGGCTACACCGCGGGCATCGTCGGGTTCTGCTCCGGCACCGGCGACATGCTCGACCTCGTCGAGGCCTACACGAAGTCCACACCGGACAACCCGCTCGCGAAGTTCCTTCCCGCGCTGCGCAAGGTGAACGGCACCGACTCGCACGACGGCCTCGGCGCCCCGTTCGAATCGGCGTGGAAGGAAGCCGCGAAGACCTCGGAATTCCAGCAGGCGCAGAACGGCGAGCGCGACCGCGTCTACTTCGACCCCGCGGTCAGCCAAGGAAAATCCGACGGGCTCGGCGTGCTCGGCCAGTTCGTCTACTACGACGCCATCGTGATGCACGGCCCCGGCGACAGCACCGACAGCTTCGGCGGGATCCGCAAGACCGCGCTGCAGAAGGCGAAGCCGCCCGCGCAGGGCGGTGACGAGAAGGCCTACCTCAAGGCGTTCCTCGAAGCCCGCAAGGTGGTCATGAAGAAGGAGGAAGCGCACGCCGACACCTCGCGCGTCGACACCGAACAGCTGGTCTTCCTCAACGAGGGCAACCTCGACCTGCACACCCCGCTGAAGTGGAAGGTCTACGGCGACCCGTACGAGATCAACTGA